The DNA region CGGAACGCTGGTCAATCTTGCTGCCGGCGGTGGCGAGCGCGACGTGGTGCGATTCGGACATCCCTCCGGCACTCTCAGGGTCGGTGCCAGCGCCAGCCAGGTGGATGGCGAGTGGTTTGTCGAGAAAGTCAGCATGAGCCGCAGTGCCCGGGTGCTGATGGAGGGCCGGGTGCGTGTGCCGCCGCTATTCTGAACGAAACGGCGGAACTGCCAATGCAGTCACCTTAGACTCAGGACGATGACTTGTCGACCGAAGAGTCAGTCGGGCATCCCAGGTGCCTGGCACCTTCCGGGGAAATGGCATGGGTGACACGAATGCCAAAGTTCTTTTGCAGGAAGTCTTCCATGCTGATCCACTGACCATCGATATCCAGGCGTCCGGTCCACGAACACATGCGCACCATCTTGTCCAGGGTCTTTTCGGGCGTCGTTTCGGGCTGGAGCTCCGATTCGACTCGCGCCAGATCTTCCAGAACACGCAACCTTTCCAGGGCCAGTGATACGGCATCGGCAAGAATCGTGAACAGCCTCAGTTCCAGCTCGCTGGCTGCATGGTGATCGGCCCAGTAGAAGCCGATGGCGCCAATCGGGTCTCGACTGCGAATGGGCACCATAGCCATGCTGCGAACAAAGGTTGTACTGTAGGCTTCGGTCGGTACCCGATCGTCCTTGTGGATGTCGGCAATGACCGCCGGTTGCCGATTAAGCATGACCCAGCCACTGACGCACTGGCTTATGGGGAACCGCTTGCCTCGCCACAGCGGCGAGACAGCGTTCTCTTCCACGTAGTGACACAAGTCGCCATCACGGAGCACGAAGGTGGCGCCGTCTGCCCGCGCGATCTTGCGCGCCGCCTGGCCGGCGAGTTTGGAAAATTGCAGACAGTTCCCTGCCCCCTGACAAGGCAGGCTGACGTGCGCTTGGTCTTCGGCTCCATACTGACACGGGCAGATGCCAGGTGCAAATCGCTTCTGCACACCGCCCGGCCGGGCATGGGGGGGCGACACGGCTTGCTTTGAACCCGGGTTGTGTGAATCATGGCCCGGACACTTTGAATCGTTTTGCAGCCAAGGAGCACTCATGCCCCGATATCCCGACATCAATGCTGCCGCCCAAGGTGTGCGCGGCTCGGTCTATTCCGGAATGAGCCGCAAGCCGGCATCCGGCCGCCCGCCGGTGCCACTGCATGTGGGCGATACCTGGATGGAGCCGGCCGAAGGGTGCCGCATGCAGGATCTGACGGTGGCGGATTACCCCGGCATGCATCGCTATTCGCCCGTGCCGGGTTATTCGCAGCTGCGTGACCGAATTGCCGAGGTCCACGGCGAACGCACCGGGGTCAGCACCGAGCGTGACCAGGTCATCGTTACGGGTGGGGCAACGGCTGGTCTGGCTGCCGTGATCGCCGCGCTGGTGGCGCCGGGCGAGGAGGTCCTGCTGGCCGCACCCTACTGGCCGCTGATTGCCGGCAGCATTCGCGCAGTCAGCGCCCACCCGGTTGACGTACCGCTGATGACCGAAGTCGAGACCGCCGAAGAGGCCGTGGCGCGCTTCGAACAATACCGGACCGAGAAGACCGTGGCGGTGTACTGGAATACCCCGCACAACCCCACCGGCCGACTGCTGCCGGAAGGCTGGCTGCAGGCACTGACCGACTGGGCGCGCGAACACGATTTGTGGATCTTCTCCGACGATGTTTACGAGGACTACGTGTTCGAAGGAGAACACGTCTACACCCGTGCGCTGGCGCCCGATCACACCATCTCGGTGCACTCTTTCTCCAAGGCCTACGGCATGGCCGGCAATCGATGCGGCTATCTGGCCGGGCCGGAAGACGCCATCGGCGCGATCAAACGCATCGTCACCAACATCAACTATTCGGCGTGCTCGGCCTCGCAATTGGCCGCACTCAATGCACTCAACGGGGCCGGCCAGCCCTGGGTCGACGGCGCGCGCGAGAAGTATGCGGAGTTGGGTCGCGAGGCAGCCGAAGTCTTGGGGCTGCCGGCCCCGAAGGGCAGCACCTTTCTGTTTCCCGATGTCGCTCACTGCCTTGATGAGCGTGGACTGGATGGGTTTCTTGGCGACCTGGCCGAAGCCGGCGTGCTGGTGGCGCCGGGCCCGAGTTTCGGGCCCTACCCGACGCACGTCCGTGCCTGCTTTACCGCGGCCGACCCATCCGAGGTACGGCGCGGCATCGACATCCTGGCCGGGAAACTGAAGGGCTGAGCCAGATCAGACGCTGCTACTTTCGGGCATTGCCCCTGTACCGCTATCTGCTGGATGTTTCCTTGCGTGAAGATCCCGTGCTGGCCGAGCCGCGGGCGGCAACCGCTGATTTGCCGCAGAGCAACACGCAGATTGCTCCGGAGCAGGGCCAGTACTTCGAGCGCTCGCTGAGGTTGATCCTCCCCCCGGCGGACTGATCCTGATCGACAATACCCTGTGGGGTGGCAGCGTTATCGATCCGGAAAAGACCGATGAGGACTCCGAGGCCACCTATGCATTCAATCACCATGTTCACCACCACGCCGGCGTGGATCTGTCCCTGGTTCCCATTGGTGACGGTCTGACACTTCTTCGCAAGCGAACGGATCGCCATTGGGGGCCTTCGGCCCGCAACGGGCCATGATCAGGATCCTCCCTGCAATGTCGCACGAGGCTTGTTAGGGTAGGCAGAGCGGCATGCCTTTCCGGGGGCGAATCAGGCCGACGGGGAAGCGACAGAAGCTGGCATGCGCGCCGGTTTGCCGATGCGGCACGAAATCACTTTGATACGCACCGGTCCGGGAACGGTCTCTTGGCACCAGAGCGCCGGTTTGGGGTCGGTACTGTCGGGAGCAGTCACTATGTCACAACTACAGAAGCAGGAGGCCAGGCAGGATTTCGGTTCTGATCCTGTCAAAGTTCGTGAAACCGACCACTATCGCAAGGAGTATGTGCACCGCTTTGTTGACAAGTGGGACGAGCTCATCGATTGGGATGCCCGTTATCGCAGCGAGGGCGATTTCTTTGTCCGCCAGCTCATGGAGCGAGGTGCCCGCCGTGTGCTGGATGTGGCGACCGGCACCGGTTTTCATTCCGTGCGCCTGGTCGAGGCCGGTTTTGAAGTATGCAGCGTCGATGGTTCGGCCGAGATGCTGGCCAAGGCATTCGAAAACGGCAGAAGACGCGGGCATATCCTGCGCACGATCCAGGCCGACTGGCGGTGGCTCAATCGTGATGTGCATGCCACCTATGATGCGGTGATCTGCCTGGGCAACTCCTTTACCCACCTGTTCAGTGAGCGAGATCGCCGCAAGGCACTGGCCGAGTTCTACGCCGTGCTCAAGCACGACGGTTGCCTGATACTCGATCAGCGCAACTACGACGCTCTCATCGGCGGCGACTATTCCTCCAACCGCAAGTACTATTATTGCGGGCGCCAGGTCAGCGCCGAGCCCGAGCATGTAGACGACGGCCTGGCGCGATTTCGCTATACCTTTCCCGACGGTTCGGTCTTCCACCTCAACATGTTTCCACTACGACGCGACTATGCTCGCCGACTGATGCGAGAGGTGGGCTTTCAGGAAATTTCCACCTACGCCGACTTCGAGGAAGACCCCGCCCGGGTGGACGGTGAGCCCGACTTTTTCATTCACGTTGCCGAAAAGCGCTACGAATGCAGTGAGTCGACCGCTGACTCGACGAAGACCAATGCGACAGGATCCAAAGCGGAGTAAGGAGTATCGTGCATGAACAATTCGGAGCACCCCGTGAAAAGCAATGGCGACGGATACTCGCCAGCCGTGGAAACCGCTCGCGAATACTACAACAGCTCTGATGCCGACAATTTCTACTTTCATGTCTGGGGCGGCGAGGATATCCACATCGGCTTGTATGAACGCGATGATGAACTCATCGCCGAAGCCAGCCAGCGTACTGTTGGCCGTATGCTCGAATTGCTTGGCCCTGTGGATGAACGTCATCGGGTGCTGGATCTCGGGGCCGGGTATGGAGGCTCCATGCGCTACCTGGCCCGACACGCGGGCTGTCGTTGCGTTGCGCTCAATCTCAGCGAGGTCGAGAATGAACGCAATCGCCGCATGAATCGTGAGCAGGGGCTGGCCAATCGCATCGAGGTGGTCGATGGCGACTTTACCAATCTGGACTACGACGATGGTTGCTTCGATATAGTGTGGTCTCAGGATGCCTTCCTGCATTCCGGCGACCGCGCCCGTGTGTGTGCCGAGGCCGCGCGCGTGCTGCGCGACGGCGGCCGTTTGATCTTTACCGACCCGATGCAGGCCGATGACGCACCCGCGGGTCAGCTCCAGCCCATTTACGATCGGTTGCATCTGGATTCGCTGGGCTCTCCAGAGTTCTATCGTGCAACCTTCCGCGACCTGGGGTTGGTCGAGCAAGGCTTCGAGGATCACAGCGAGCAACTTCCGCGTCACTACGCCCGCGTGCGCCAGGAGCTGGTCAAGCATGAAGAATCGCTGCGAGAGCGTGGCGTGAGTGATGACTACATACAGCGCATGAAAGTCGGCCTGCAACACTGGGTGGATGGCGGCCGAAGGGGGGATCTGACCTGGGGGATTTTCCGCTTCCTGAAGTCCTGAATTTGCCGTCGGTTACGTCTTGCGGCGGAAAAGCTGCAATAGTCCTTTGACGGTGACATCAAGCTGGCTGCCGCGCGTGTAGTTGCCGGGTACGACATAACTGACCCGGTCCTCGGCGATGAGCTTGCCGATCTTGTCGCGGGTGGTTTTCTTCTGCCAGTGATTCTCGTCGAACACGGCCAGGCTGAACCCACCCTGCTGCTTGACCAGTTTCATCGACGGGATATCGGTATCGCCATCACCGAAGTAGATCATGCGCCGAAAGGGGAAGGGGCGCTGGTCCGCTTCAATGTACTGGTTGACAGCGGCATCGTCCCAGCGGTTGGCGATGCCCTTGTTGATCCGGAACAGGTACTGCGTCTTGGTCGTGTAGTTGATGGCGACCGATGGCCACTTGGCGTGACCGGTGTCCTGGTCGTAGTGATAGCGGCAGGCGAAGACCTGCCGAAAGTGGTGGGCGATGGGCGTGCCCAGAATCATGTCTTCCAGTCCGCTGGACACGATGAAGTGGGCAATGTTCAGCCCTTGTTTAGCGGCAAAGGCATCAATGCGCTGAAACCAGTCCCGAACCCCGGGAAACAGCTTGATTTCAGCGCCGTGAATGCGCAGCCGCTCCGGGCGCAGTTCCTCTTTCCGATCGGCATTTCTGGCCGCCAGGGCTAGTTCCCCCAGGTAGGTCAGGATCTGTTCGCCGTCGCGCTCTTTTGCCTGCGCGGTGACATTGCTCCAGAATGCGTCGGCATCCTCGATACCCAGGGCCGGGAACAGGCCGTGTTCAGCACAGTTGCCGGCCGCCAGTGTGCCGTCGAAGTCGTAGACCAGGGCACAGTCGATGGGTGATTGATTCATGGCCATGCCCCTGTTGTGCCGAAAATCATGAGTGCATTCTGGACTCGTCCCGGTGCAGATTCAATGCGGCTGTCTGTAAAATGCTGCACGTACTGAATCGGCAGGTATGTAGATCGCATTCAGCCGCCGTGTGGCTTTCGGCCCCAAGGGTGTTGCCGTTGGCTGCATATTTCGGGCAATCCGCAAAAGAGGTCTTATCACAGTCATGGATGAACAAACACGCATACAAGTCGAGGCTGCGGCCTTTCGTGACCTGATCGCGCATCTGCAAAAGCGCACGGATGTGCAGAATATCGACCTGATGAACCTGGCCGGTTTCTGTCGCAATTGCCTGGCCAAGTGGTATCGTGCCGAGGCGGAACGCCGGGGTGTGGCCATCGACTACGATCAGGCCCGGGAGTATGTTTACGGCATGCCCTACCCCGACTGGAAGGAACGCCACCAGGCCGAAGCTAGTTCGGCCCAGAAGGCAAAGTTTGCTGCGCTATCAGCCGATGAGCTCGCCGATACCCGTGGGGGTCGTTGAAGGTCGGGTTGATTTCTGGATCAATGCCTGTCTCTATAGGAATTTTGCATGAAAGTGATTAGAGGAAGGGAGTTCAGGGCCGATCACGCATGGGGTGCCCGCGAGATCGCCAACATGGACGGTATAACCACGCGCCTGCACTGGACCGACAAGCCCTACAAGTGGCATATCAACGACGGTGAGGAAGTGTTTGTCGTACTTGATGGGCAAGTCGAGATGCACTACCGAGCCGACGGAGAGCAATCGTCGGTCCTGCTTGATGAAGGCGACATCTTCTTCGCTTCGGTGGGCACAGAACATGTCGCCCACCCCGTGGGGGAGGCAAGGGTTCTTGTCGTCGAGAGAGAGGGCAGTGCCTAAGGCAAGGTCGGGGCAGTCACCTTCAGCGTGATCGACGGATTGGGCGCGGCACTGTTGCGGTGCCGCGCCTAAGCTCCGGTGAGCCGGGGTTACCAGGCGATCCCGTAATCCTCGGCAAAGTCGCTGGCGGCACCCTGCATGGTGTCATTTTCAAAGTCGAACCAGATGGCGGTGGTCGGGTTGTAAACCCGGTCGACCGTTTCCAGATCGTAGCCCATTTTTCTTAGTTGCTCGCGCGTATACGGTGTAGTGAATTCACGCGAGACCTGCAGGCGGCCGGGTTCGGCCTGGTGAGCACCAAAGGAACTTTGCATCTGGTGGCTCTGCATATGCCCCAGGCCGTCGGCGGACTGCTGCACGTTCATGCCCCACTCGGCCATGGCCAGGAAGAACTGCAGCAGGTTCTGATCCTGCGAGTCGCCGCCCTGCACGGAAAAGGCCATGCGGGGCCGGCCGTCTTCCAGCGCCAGGGTGGGGGTCAGGGTGACGCGCGGTTGTTTGCCCGGCTCGACCACGTTGTAGGGATTGAGCTCCTCGTCGAGCACGAAGCTCTGCATGCGCTGGCTCAGGCCAATGCCTGATTCGCCGGCGATAAAGGCCGGAATCCAGCCCCCGGACGGGGTGACCGAAATGACCCAGCCGTCGGCATCGGCCGCCTGGATGGAGGTCGTGCCGGCATAGAAGGCTTCCTCGCGACTCATCAGGCTGGCCTCCTGGAAGCCTTCAATGCCCAGGGCTTCGGCATCGGGCGGGTTGAGCTGCCAGTTCTGCCGGAGCTCCTCGAACGGGTTTTCCTCGCCCTGGAACGGGTAGGGGTCGCCGGGCAGATAGTCGATCAGGTTGTGGTCTTCGGGAATCAGCGCTCTTCGCTCGGCAGCATATTCCTTCGACAGCAGCCCTTCGATCGGCACTTTCGGCTCGGTGTAGACATCGCCGTAATAGAAATCACGGTCGGCAAAGGCCAGGTTCATGGCCTGGTAGAGCGTATGAATGTAGCGCGTGGAGTTGTAGCCCATGGCCTGCAGATCGAAACCCTCGAGGATATTGAGGATCTGCAGCATGACCGGGCCCTGGGTCCAGGCCGTGAGTTTGTAGACGTCGATGCCGCGGTAATTGGTGCTGACCGGTTCTTCCAGGCGGACTTCCCAGTTGGCCAGGTCTTCCGGGGTGAACAGCCCGCCGGCCTCGCGGGTGGCAGTGACGATCTCCTCGGCGATATCGCCGCGGTAGAAGCGATCGTAGGCGGCCATGATGGCCTCCTCGCGGCTCTTGCCGGCTTCCAGTGCCTGGCTTTCGGCTTCGACCAGCTTTCTCAGCGTGGCGGCCAGATCGGGTTGGCGGAAGATCTCGCCGGCCTTCGGCGCGGCACGCTTTTCCGGGTTGTCCGGGTCGAGGTGGGGCAGGAACACCCGGGTCGACGATGGCCACCGTTCGAGAATTTCGCGCCGGTTCTCGATGTTGTCGGCAGTCTGGGCCTCGATGGGATAGCCATCGGCCATGTCAATGGCCGGCGCCAGTACTTCGGCGAGGCTCAGGTTGCCGAACTCGGCCACCATGACCATCAGGCCGCCCGGCGTGCCCGGTGTGGTGGCCGCGAGCGGTCCGAATTCGGGCGGATACACCATGCCCTGTTCACGAAAGAATTCCGGGGTGGCGCCGGTCGGTGCCACGCCCAGGGCATTGATGCCGATGACTTCATCGGTTTCGGGGTTGTAGATCAGGGCCTGGGTTTCTCCGCCCCAGCCCAGCACGTCCCACATGGTGGCGGTGGCGGCCAGCATGGCCGCGGCCGAGTCCACGGCGTTGCCGCCGCGCTCGAAGATCTTTGCTCCGGCCGTGGCGGCCAGGGGTTTGCCGGTCACGGCCACCCATTCCTTGCCATGCAGTATGGGGCGGGTGGTGTCCTGGGCGCTGGCCGGCCCCAGGGCGGTGGTCATGAGGGCGCCGCCGATCACAAGCGCGCGGCAGATCTGGAGGGGTATGGACGACATGGTCAGGCTTCCCGGTTGAATCCGACTCCCGATGATAGCAGCACCCGGTCGATGTCATCGGCCGGCTGGTGGCACAGACATGATCCCGAATCCGTAAACTGGAGTGGACGGCCGCTGCCCCTGTTCGGTCGCAGCCCATTCATGATCAAACGGAGTCCTGATGAGCCATCGCCTGATTCTGACCAGTGCATTTCTGGTTGTCGTCAACCTGCTGCCAATGGCTGGCGTCCTGTTTTTCGGCTGGTCGGTCTATGAAATCGTGCTGCTGTTCTGGGCGGAGAACCTGGTGGTTGGCATGTATGCGATGGCCCGGATGGTTACGCTCTACCGACGAAACGGCGACAGGCGCAACCTGCTGCTGATTCCTTTCTTCTGCTTTCACTTTGGCATGTTCACGTTGGTTCATCTGGTGTTCGTTATCTCCATGTTCCGCCCGGAAGATCATGTCTCCGGTGGAACCGGCATGAGCCTGTGGATCCCGTTCCTGGCGCTTTTGATCAGCCACGGCGCGTCCTACGTGATGAACTTCATCGGCAAACGGGAATACCGTGGCATGGACGGCGAAGAGGTCATGATGGCGCCTTACAAGCGCGTGGTCATACTTCATGTGACCATCCTTGTCGGTGGTTTCCTGGTCAGCGCACTGGGCCAGCCCGCGATAGCTCTGGCGCTGCTGGTCGGACTCAAGATCTTCATTGATGTGGTCGCGCATGCACGCGAACACCGGAGCAAGGAGACAGCCGAAGAGGCCAAGCGCAAGACCGGCCGTGCCGACGGCGACGTATTCAGACCCTGGGACTGAATGGCCCGACTTCACCCAAAGGATCCAAGGAGATGTATGACTGACAGGAAGACGCCAGACCGAATCGAGTCCGATCAACTCCTCGAGCGGCTGCAACCCAAACTCGATGAACTTGAAAAGGAACGTCAGGAGACGCGGCAGTCGCTTCTGAAACTATTTGCAGTCATCGGGGCCGTGACCCTGGTGGCTGTCATTGCTGCTGCAGTCGCCCTTGCCCTGGTCACCGAGGCCAGCGGGGCATTGATTGGCTTGTTTCCGCTCATGATCGGAGCCCTGGTGATGTTCAAATTCGCCGATGGTCGCCAGAAGCGTTGGCGGGCAAGGGTCGCCGAAGCACTGGTGCCCGAGATCTGCGAACAGTTCGATGGCGAAATGGAATACCGGGCCGACGCCAGCACGGATTTCGTCAAGCCCTACACGACATTGGGCCTGGTGGGCCGGTGGACCCGGGGCGAGGTCCAGCACCTGCTGCACGGCGAGTATCGCGGACGACGATTCGAGATGGTCCATGCCGACCTGCGCAGTGGA from Wenzhouxiangella sp. AB-CW3 includes:
- a CDS encoding GAF domain-containing protein; translation: MSPPHARPGGVQKRFAPGICPCQYGAEDQAHVSLPCQGAGNCLQFSKLAGQAARKIARADGATFVLRDGDLCHYVEENAVSPLWRGKRFPISQCVSGWVMLNRQPAVIADIHKDDRVPTEAYSTTFVRSMAMVPIRSRDPIGAIGFYWADHHAASELELRLFTILADAVSLALERLRVLEDLARVESELQPETTPEKTLDKMVRMCSWTGRLDIDGQWISMEDFLQKNFGIRVTHAISPEGARHLGCPTDSSVDKSSS
- a CDS encoding pyridoxal phosphate-dependent aminotransferase, yielding MPRYPDINAAAQGVRGSVYSGMSRKPASGRPPVPLHVGDTWMEPAEGCRMQDLTVADYPGMHRYSPVPGYSQLRDRIAEVHGERTGVSTERDQVIVTGGATAGLAAVIAALVAPGEEVLLAAPYWPLIAGSIRAVSAHPVDVPLMTEVETAEEAVARFEQYRTEKTVAVYWNTPHNPTGRLLPEGWLQALTDWAREHDLWIFSDDVYEDYVFEGEHVYTRALAPDHTISVHSFSKAYGMAGNRCGYLAGPEDAIGAIKRIVTNINYSACSASQLAALNALNGAGQPWVDGAREKYAELGREAAEVLGLPAPKGSTFLFPDVAHCLDERGLDGFLGDLAEAGVLVAPGPSFGPYPTHVRACFTAADPSEVRRGIDILAGKLKG
- a CDS encoding class I SAM-dependent methyltransferase, whose amino-acid sequence is MSQLQKQEARQDFGSDPVKVRETDHYRKEYVHRFVDKWDELIDWDARYRSEGDFFVRQLMERGARRVLDVATGTGFHSVRLVEAGFEVCSVDGSAEMLAKAFENGRRRGHILRTIQADWRWLNRDVHATYDAVICLGNSFTHLFSERDRRKALAEFYAVLKHDGCLILDQRNYDALIGGDYSSNRKYYYCGRQVSAEPEHVDDGLARFRYTFPDGSVFHLNMFPLRRDYARRLMREVGFQEISTYADFEEDPARVDGEPDFFIHVAEKRYECSESTADSTKTNATGSKAE
- a CDS encoding methyltransferase domain-containing protein gives rise to the protein MNNSEHPVKSNGDGYSPAVETAREYYNSSDADNFYFHVWGGEDIHIGLYERDDELIAEASQRTVGRMLELLGPVDERHRVLDLGAGYGGSMRYLARHAGCRCVALNLSEVENERNRRMNREQGLANRIEVVDGDFTNLDYDDGCFDIVWSQDAFLHSGDRARVCAEAARVLRDGGRLIFTDPMQADDAPAGQLQPIYDRLHLDSLGSPEFYRATFRDLGLVEQGFEDHSEQLPRHYARVRQELVKHEESLRERGVSDDYIQRMKVGLQHWVDGGRRGDLTWGIFRFLKS
- a CDS encoding haloacid dehalogenase-like hydrolase, which translates into the protein MNQSPIDCALVYDFDGTLAAGNCAEHGLFPALGIEDADAFWSNVTAQAKERDGEQILTYLGELALAARNADRKEELRPERLRIHGAEIKLFPGVRDWFQRIDAFAAKQGLNIAHFIVSSGLEDMILGTPIAHHFRQVFACRYHYDQDTGHAKWPSVAINYTTKTQYLFRINKGIANRWDDAAVNQYIEADQRPFPFRRMIYFGDGDTDIPSMKLVKQQGGFSLAVFDENHWQKKTTRDKIGKLIAEDRVSYVVPGNYTRGSQLDVTVKGLLQLFRRKT
- a CDS encoding DUF1244 domain-containing protein: MDEQTRIQVEAAAFRDLIAHLQKRTDVQNIDLMNLAGFCRNCLAKWYRAEAERRGVAIDYDQAREYVYGMPYPDWKERHQAEASSAQKAKFAALSADELADTRGGR
- a CDS encoding cupin domain-containing protein, encoding MKVIRGREFRADHAWGAREIANMDGITTRLHWTDKPYKWHINDGEEVFVVLDGQVEMHYRADGEQSSVLLDEGDIFFASVGTEHVAHPVGEARVLVVEREGSA
- a CDS encoding gamma-glutamyltransferase family protein: MSSIPLQICRALVIGGALMTTALGPASAQDTTRPILHGKEWVAVTGKPLAATAGAKIFERGGNAVDSAAAMLAATATMWDVLGWGGETQALIYNPETDEVIGINALGVAPTGATPEFFREQGMVYPPEFGPLAATTPGTPGGLMVMVAEFGNLSLAEVLAPAIDMADGYPIEAQTADNIENRREILERWPSSTRVFLPHLDPDNPEKRAAPKAGEIFRQPDLAATLRKLVEAESQALEAGKSREEAIMAAYDRFYRGDIAEEIVTATREAGGLFTPEDLANWEVRLEEPVSTNYRGIDVYKLTAWTQGPVMLQILNILEGFDLQAMGYNSTRYIHTLYQAMNLAFADRDFYYGDVYTEPKVPIEGLLSKEYAAERRALIPEDHNLIDYLPGDPYPFQGEENPFEELRQNWQLNPPDAEALGIEGFQEASLMSREEAFYAGTTSIQAADADGWVISVTPSGGWIPAFIAGESGIGLSQRMQSFVLDEELNPYNVVEPGKQPRVTLTPTLALEDGRPRMAFSVQGGDSQDQNLLQFFLAMAEWGMNVQQSADGLGHMQSHQMQSSFGAHQAEPGRLQVSREFTTPYTREQLRKMGYDLETVDRVYNPTTAIWFDFENDTMQGAASDFAEDYGIAW
- a CDS encoding DUF6498-containing protein, which produces MSHRLILTSAFLVVVNLLPMAGVLFFGWSVYEIVLLFWAENLVVGMYAMARMVTLYRRNGDRRNLLLIPFFCFHFGMFTLVHLVFVISMFRPEDHVSGGTGMSLWIPFLALLISHGASYVMNFIGKREYRGMDGEEVMMAPYKRVVILHVTILVGGFLVSALGQPAIALALLVGLKIFIDVVAHAREHRSKETAEEAKRKTGRADGDVFRPWD